In the genome of Bradysia coprophila strain Holo2 unplaced genomic scaffold, BU_Bcop_v1 contig_232, whole genome shotgun sequence, one region contains:
- the LOC119077151 gene encoding uncharacterized protein LOC119077151, whose translation MYLITFLAIIILISNSAFCYLSNGNVDVSVLPRMVNFPLDETAEFEENDRSVYDPGVERNTDQSNVNIPDSLDPNLQNSQQIFSFDNRLNSNIEEEAVLLNKLKEDIKEEEDIAVKSALLLQLLEKSTMGSPLPLVYVENQPTEAIENDTLYPTEKRSGRYYRRYPWKRQNNKHRATHSRYEADARYLCVPSRDEVFKLLVGLHENRNGNHQRTVNFCNRKRPAKAIFTNIRFLG comes from the exons ATGTATCTAATTACATTTCTAGCAATAATAATCTTAATATCAAACAGTGCTTTTTGTTATTTGTCTAATGGAAATGTGGATGTGTCTGTGTTGCCAAGAATGGTTAATTTTCCACTTGACGAAACAGCAGAATTTGAGGAAAATGACAGATCGGTGTATGATCCGGGAGTGGAGCGTAATACTG ATCAATCGAACGTGAATATACCCGATTCACTGGATCcgaatttacaaaattcgcAGCAAATTTTCTCCTTTGATAATCGATTAAACAGTAACATTGAAGAAGAGGCTGTTctattgaataaattgaaagagGACATAAAAGAGGAAGAAGACATTGCCGTAAAATCAGCCCTTTTGCTGCAACTTTTAGAG AAATCAACGATGGGTAGTCCATTACCACTTGTGTATGTCGAAAATCAGCCCACTGAAGCAATCGAGAATGATACATTATATCCTACAGAGAAACGGTCCGGGAGATATTATCGGCGATACCCTTGGAagcgtcaaaataacaaacatCGAGc AACTCATTCCAGATATGAAGCAGATGCCCGTTATTTGTGTGTACCCAGTCGTGACGAGGTGTTTAAGCTACTAGTCGGCTTGcatgaaaatcgaaatggtAATCACCAACGTACAGTTAACTTCTGCAATCGCAAACGTCCAGCTAAGGctattttcacaaatattcgGTTTTTGGGTTAG